The genomic segment GCAAATTGGGTTATAAACTCAAttaggattataatttatttattttaactacatttcatttaattatatagtaacaaaaataaagaattacaaaatcaaacactaaCTCAATATCAAGACCTACGAAACCAATTGTAAAActgaattctcaattaattcaatttctaatgataaaattaaaaaaaaaattaaaaaaaatgttaagctcGTTAAACTCATGAATCATGTCAATCAACCAAACATGTGAACAGATCCATtgactttataaagtttaattacataattttttaaaaattatttttttaactgtatgagaaaaaatagataataagaaaaaaaatcaagttcaattaaaaaaaaacatcccaCTAAACTTGTAAATTAAAGCAACCTAAGTCACCTTGGCAAACTTGCAAATCACACTggccctataaaaaaaataaaatagaaagaaaaaaaatagtacgTCAAATTTTCAACCTCtctaacattaaaaaagaaaaatcaacaaaacaaattgaataaaaaatcataaaaaaaacaaaacattataatCCACAGTGCAATGGGTATGGATAAATAGTAATTTCCTCGAatcctttatttttcattactttataaaatttaatattatgaattttctctaaaattattttaaaaaatacatgagaaaaatatttactataaaaagtcaagttcaattaaaaaaaagcctcACCAAAGCCATAAACCAGGACAACCAAAGTTACGCTAGCAAACTCGTAAactaaccttatagaaagacaaaataaaaaaaaaattatgaagttaaattcttaaccattctaatattaaaaatataaaatcaacaaaaacaaattgaaaaataatcattaaaaacaagcCAAACAAATTTTggaagctatatatatatatataatttttttgtattttgataatatagtataagttttttttttcaaaaatgttttccaattaaaaatttattaaaataatattttttatatttttatttatttatttattgacaaaaatacataaacactatataaaaaaacactcaaaactcattaatttgatatttttcatacaaaaaatattataaaaagaagaattaaattACATTACCATACGGAACCTTAATGTTGACTCGAATTAAGGGAATGAAACTGGTATATCACAGattaacaaaacattaaagGATGGAGCTAAATCACCACAACCACacacacaaaataatattaattaaaataattttttttctttttattgtttagttttttatatttttcaatttcaccctttaaatttttttaaattttcttttcaatttcatcctttaatatcaGACTGTTTTAGAAATAATActtcgtattttttttatgttaggttATATACCGGTCttgtggatttatttttttttaattatttcagtCTTCAACATTAAATATATTAGAACTGGCTCtatgattatgtttttttcgATTCATTTTCTGTTAATTTATCTAAATCTCATTACCAAATCtcgagtttaacaagttaacccagattaactcgagttattttttttccttttattattgtttttttattttattttatcatttaacattaaattgattagaaattgagcttcataattttttattttctttctatagcattatcccgatctcatggatttttcttttctctcaatGTCAACCTCAACACTGAATATATTagaaattaagcttcataattttttttcatttattttctatgaatttaaCTCGATTTTATGACCCAAAAGGcaagtttaacatgttaactaGGTTAACTAGGGTTATTTTTTCCTTCactttctaattgatttttttttattttatcctttaacattgagttggttggaaattgagcttctcaaatttttttatttgttctttaaggatttaccttttctttcttttcgatTTTAGGTGGATTTTATAGAAATGaagcttcttaatttttttttatttgcttttcatgAAATTATCATCGTCTTGTGACCTAGGTTACTGATTTAATATAGTTggcttgagttattttttttaattgattttgtttttcaatttcatctttcaacactaAGTTGGTTAGATATTAActtttgtgattttgtttttgttttctatagcaTTGTCTTAATTTTATGACTTGGATTGTGGGTTTGACACATTGACCCGAGTTGActgtgtttatgttttttggatccttttttaattgggcttcaaattttttttaatttgctttttatggagCTATCTCAATTTCCTAACTCGATCTGTgagtttgaaaattaaactcAGATTAAGGTGAATCAAGATTAGACtttgtaagtatttttttttatctcatttctACAAGGTTATCTCGGTTTCATGACATAAGTTGCAGATTTGATAGGCTAACctgagtttttttatctttttttttttaatttaatattttatttttcaatgtcatccttcaacattgagttaattaggAAAAGaccttcatatttttattttattttatttctataggattatcataatcttatgaTCTGAATTGTAGATTTGACATATTAACTTGAATCAATACTATATATAgttgtcttaatattttaaaaaatatcatttaatatgtCATCgtgtcaatatatttttttaaaaatattgtaattatattttgaatttaaaattatttttttattagaaaacatgaTAGTATTGCTTGAAATTTctttaagtgaaaaaaataaattcgactTGCAGCGCAACATTCACCAATTATATAGTAAGTTTGCTATTAAAGTTAGGATACTACTATCTTACCCTAAGTGTTAGAacacatttgattttattgaacatgaaaaagatccaaaaagaaaagaaaaggaaaagaaatggttactataaaaataagtttaaattataaaatacccTCTTGAATTTGAGCGAAAAACAAATATCCTCTAAACTAAAAAAGCCCCTTGATTTTGCTCCTCggaagatatgatttttttttaaaaaaaatctgtccATTCTATTACgattttattgagaaattaaCGGAAAAGCCTTGAAAATCCTCTCAattcctctcttttctctattaggaaacatatttttaaatgttgataaagaaaatgatagGAATGGGGTggattttcatatatatatatatatatatatatatatatttcaatctcTTAACAGAATCCTAACGAAAGGGGTCACATtaaaaaaagtgtaaaattAGGTATTGTTTAGTTCTGTAATTGAAGTTCAGGGGGGGGATTGTAAAATTAATCGAAAATTGCAAATTAAGTTTGAACAACATTGTTCTCTGAGGAGAAGGGTAAGAGGTGGCACCGAGCAAAGTATGGAAGACTAAACGCCCACATGGCCCAATTGGAAGCTAAAGTGAAGACATGACCGTCACCACCTCACGCATTAGgatattcattcttttttatggATATATATTGCTCTAAATCATGAAAAAGTTCTGAAAGgacaaaagggaaaaaacaaacactcctaGTGCGAGAATCAAAAGCCGCTGAGAggatagaattatttttaattcattgaaCCCAAAACGCTCTTGTGAACGTGAGACCGGAGACAGGAGAAAACTGGAGGCCAACTTTTTTATGCTCAAAAGAAAGACACGTCATCTCACCTACCCTCTTGGCGAGGGGCACAGAGATTTCAGTCATTTCAAGCGATGCAAAAATACATCTATTTTAATTGCCATTGGCGCAGATAATAATAATTCTCCAATTATTTGTTCACTTTTAGCACTGCTAATACATCGAGGCGCTTCATATTTTTATCAGCTATAGTGCCTGGAACTATTGGCATTCAAGAACTCAAGATCTCAATTGTCATGCGGAAACCAACTCAAAAGGCAGCAACAGGAAACCGCAAACAGCCGCGTCACTTGCGTGTTTTGCTTTAATCAAAATCTTACTCTAAACAGAACAAAACTTTTTCAGCCGAAAAACCTCAAAAGTACATGAAAATGTACGAGAAATTGTCCACCGGTAAAATCCTTGAgagaaatacaataaaatgGCTCCTAGGTCATCCTCTGGGCAGCTTCTTTGGCAAGGACCCTGTCTTTCGCCTTGCTCTTGGCCTGAGATTTGGAACCCATGATTCCACCACCCCACTTCTTCCTGTACTCATCGTACTTGTCATTGAAGTTAGCCTGAAAACGCAGAAAGAAAGTAGAAAAATGAATTGCATTGTGAACATTtgcaaaatcataattttaaaaatacgtAATTCCACACACCTTGATAGCTTCCAAGATTCTGCTGAACTCCAACTTGTCTTCATTCTTGACTGTGGTCAAGCACAAAACTGATGCAGTCTTCTTGTGGACAATCTATCACAAAGACTAAAAAATTCAGTCTGGAATCCACAACTCTCCTTTcacaacaaaattttaaactgCAAAGGTACAGGCACACTTACTGCTCCCAATCGAGATTTTCCCTTCACAATGCAGTATGGGATTTCCATCTTCCTGCACAATGCTGGTAGCCATACAACCAACTCAATGGGGTCCACATCATGAGCAATAACAACCAACTGGGCTTTTTTCTGCAACAAATAGGTAAAGGGAAAATATGTTATTAAAAGAATTCCAACAGCAGAGAGGACTAGCGACAACAACAAGCTTGTGCAGGATAAATTGATGTGCAACCTGCTCGATTAGATAGGTTACATGGTTGAGACCATATTTCACAACAATAGGCTTCTTAGCCTCAACAGTTTTTCCTTCAGTCTCTGCCTGAGCCTTTCTCAAGAGACGCTCCTTCTTTGCTGCTTTGTCTTCAGGACGGTACTTCAAAAGCATCTTGAACAAGTTTGATGCTGCGCAAGGAGTTCACAAAAGGAAcagtattaaatataaatatctcaaCGGGATAAAAAATTCTTGTCAAAACAAAGAAACGAAACTAAGCCAGAAAGCTACTATATTTATCATCACACCACCTGTATGTTGGATTGTTTGTACCATGTAAGCAATCAACAAACAAGCTATGGTTCACATCTTAGTTCAGAAAAGAAGATTGAACAGAACATTAACTTTTACCATCAAgcaaattaacaaaacaatacAGTTGCTGCATAAGAGCAATATCATGACACTTGAAATCACAAAGGACCACAGAATGAATCAAGGAAACAAGGGAACCAAAACAAATTGCACGGATAGAATAGAATCCAGTTTTTTCTAGCAAACCTGCATAATCACTGCTAAGCATTCCAGTTGATTAAACTTTTCTTCACGAGTTGCGCTTCAAACATTATCATGCCAAAAAAACTATACATAAACCAATAAAGCTGACCATTATCTCAGTTTTGATGATACACAATCAATCCATAAAGCTTGAAAAAAATGAcgctatattttcttttccttgtacTCTTAACTAGACTTTAGGGTAtacatcaaatcaaataaataaagaataacaataaccacaatacaaattacatGCACAGAtgacaaaaatcataattcagAAACCACGTCAaacttttaacattaacaaattatgAATGACATTGATTAGCATAAAGACTCCTGGACTAAGCCTGTGCTTCTATGCAACAAAACCAGAGCTAATTAGCACTTAAAAAAAGAGGAGATATGCCAGAAACGATACCGAGATTCTTGTCAAGGGTCTTGGTGAACTGGTTCACGGTAGGTGGAACCTTCAATCTCATCTTCAGAATCCTCCTCTGCCTCTGAATCTGAACCATCTTCGGCATCTTAACGAATCGGCTCAGATCCCTCTTTGGTGGCAAAGCCCCTCCAATTCCAAACTGCTTCGGCCTCTTCTCGAACAATGGATTCGTCACCTTCTCCTAAACAAATCACCACATAAACAAACACCATGACAAAATAAGCAAAACCCAAAATGATAGAATTCGACTTGAAAGGGTAATTTGTAAGAGAGAGCTTGTTTTTTACCGGTTTCTTCTTTCCGGCAACCACCGGACCCTTTCCACCTCGCTTTGGTGCCTTTCATGTTCAAACATTAAACgaaatgtcaaaaacaaacaatagcTATCTAAGATTTATGATATTGAATTGACTTGAGTGTTTAGAGAAAATAAGTAGATTTTGGTTGAGGGAGAAAGATCTAGCTCACCATTTTTGCGCAGTTTCAAGCTCCTTCCGGCTTCCGCTTTACTTCAGTGACGCAAGGAGCAGCAAGAGTTATAAAAAAACCCCTAAAGTGTATTACAGTGCCAGGGTTTTGTATTGTGGCAGGCTTTGCTGAAACCCGGGACTTTGGACCGTGATGGCAAGTAAGCCTTTTCTTTgctgtaaataatttttttttaaataattttttttaaaataaataattttttatatttaataatattataaaaaataagttagaaaataatttttattatttgattatgtcataaaaaatgagatgaaaaataaattgttaatattttttttcaagtttattaaaataacaaggaaaaatcttacaaattaaaaagttaaatgagaataaaattaaaaaaataaatctaatttcataaattatctcaaataaaataaataacaatcaaaataatagagattaaatctaacaaataaaaaagttgaaagatgatgaaattaaaaaaattacaatttcaaaaaaataaataacaataaaaaaatgaggactaaatataatagataaagaatttcaattaagaaaataataagagaaaaacaaataacaatcataaaaataaagactaaagttgatataaaaatcaaattaaatcaaattctaagtgatgaaattgaaaaaaaattcaaaacaaaataaatagcaatcaaaagtttgaggactaaatttgatataatcagcaaataacataacatttctaaaattttcaaaacttctggagagtgttttccgcccaaaataagGAAATTCctgaaaccaaatcaaattttcatttgaccaaacaaataaataccggaaagtttggaaaatggttTCCAGGAAACCATTTTTCGTGAAGCAAACGGGGctgaatatttaaaattttgatttttttaaattatttttttagagaattttttatattattttaattcactaatacaaaaatatatttttttaaaaaaatactttaaaaataattttaaataactcTTTACCTAAGTTACCTAATCCTAAAAGGTTGGAGTGCAAGATGACACAGTAAAAGCctaaaaactctaaaaacacacattattatttttagattgaaatgTATTTTCATTAATACTTTCATATTACATCtataaaaatcataacttaTAACTTATTGTCTGAAAACTAATCAACaaatatcaaatctaatttattcaataatttgaatgacaaaaaaattcataaaatttttaaatttagactTTGAGACTGATCATCTCTCATGCATAAAGATGAATTAAATCaccataattaataataaaataaattgtattattaaactttattgatgtataaaaatattcaaaaactaCTTATTAGTATAAATCTCTACCATTTAGTTGCAAATAATCATTAagattttcattcaaaataataataaaaaattatgatgaatggggagtataaataaaaaatatgtcacCACACATAtctataaacataaaataaaacactaattaatttaaaataatagaaaaaaagaggTTGTTGTGGCAATCGGTGAGAATCATGtatgattttaaaagaataagttcttaatttttttttaaaatagaagagATAATTTATTGATGGGAATTAAAGATCTAGAAGATCCATTATCTTAACCACtacaacagaaaaaaaaacaaagaattaagataaatgataataatgaaTATAGAACTAGAAAAAATCATGGCGTCCTGAAAAcgcttttaaatttaaaatttaaaatgttaactATTagcaatattttgaaaaacaatatcttAACATTGAgagcaaatatatatacatacatacacacacacaccacaTGGACGAGGATAAGCTTtcagcatttatttttttatatagcgTTTAAGTGACTTATTCATTGATGTAATTAATAGTTTAGGATCTATCTTGAATATACAATTACCTATGCATTGTGTGGGAAGACATAAACTACAGGTGGatcatttaatttgaaagtCAAAggttggttttgaatttttactaAGCTAATGAGAAGACAAATTAGAAAAGATGGAggtgtttgaataaaaaaattggacaATATTGCTTTGCATCTTGATTGATTTCAAACACCACCACAagagatttgatttgatttaaaataagatatttttatttattatttttgttgaaggtttttttttatccttttgaacTACCATTTTAGGCTGGATTTATTGCCACTAAAACTACTTCACCCTCCATCATCTCTCCTCTAATATAGATAGATTTATGAGAGTAACCATCTTTATTTCTCTAATAATTTTGGATCTCATTATCACTCTACTGATTCCTATAAATCATATTGAGCTACTGGGTTGTGCTAATACTCCCCATCAAACTTTTGTTACGGTTAGAGGCAAAATTTagtttaaaagtaaataaaagcaatctttgacattaatttaataaagatGCATGTTACTTGATCATTATTGGAGATGTGTTGAGTGATGAGAAGCCAAGTGCATTTCGCTCGCGCACAAAATGATAATCCAACTTAAAATGTTTACTACAAACATGAAACACAGAATTAACTATCATATGAAGAGCACTAAGGTTGTTACAGTAGAGGATCAAATGAAAGGTAAGTGCATTGTGAAGatcttttataataaatatcatcaatatgagAGGTGAGTGGAatgtaaagatatttttataataaatgtcTTTGAGTTTGGTTGCAATGTTGGCTATGACTTCATACTCTGCTTTAGTGCTAGACCAAGAGATGATATGTAGTTTTTTTACACACTAAGAAATAAAGATTTCCTCCAAGAAATATGCAATATCTAGTGGTGGAGCATTTTATGGTGGGATAACCTGTTTAATCCATATATAAGAAAGCACATAGATCAATTATAGTATTGAAAGTAAAGCGTAAGCTTGTGTTAATAGGgcatttgatgtattttaatatatgacGGACCATTTTGAGATGCACGATAGTAGGAGTATACATGTATTAAGATACATAATGAAAATTGTATGAAAAATTTGGACATGTAAGTGTTAGATACTATAAAGTACCAACAAGTCCTCAAACGTATCTTAGATCTTCCAATAAGATGTTATTTGATGAGGTTTTGGTCTTTGCTTCTATTGGTGTGCTCATGGTCTTACAGTCGACCATGCTAGTTAGTTTATAGATGATAAGAGCATCAGGTGTTTGAGGATCCCCCAAAAGCGATGAACTAGTTCCAAGTCCATCGTAAATCCTGAACTCAGAAGCTAAATAAAGGTTGTAATTAGAGTAGTAAAGGATTTTGTAAGAAATATATCATctacataaagaaaaagaattaatataccaaaattagaatgaaaaatgaataaagatGGGCATGCTAGGTTGAAAAAGAAACcatatttaagaagaaaaacattaaactaaCCAAACCAAGCATAATacgcttgtttgagaccatatagaGCATTTTAAATCTTGCAAACATGTGTTGGATATTGAGAGTTAGCCATTTCTGAAGGTTATCCCATGTATatatcttataaaattaaaccatacaggaaaacattttttatgtcaaattagCATATGGGCCATTTCTAAACAAATGTTATGGTGATAACCATACGAATAATTCTAGGTTTGATGACTAGAGAAAAGGTCTAGATAAAGTCTAACCTATCAACAACCATTTAGAGCCAATAACATGTATGTTAGAAGTATGAGGAACAAGTTACCAAGTCTAATTTTTATGAAGAACCCAATGTTCCTCAACCATTATAGCCTTCCATCTCGGGTGAGTTAAggcaaatcaaatattataaggTTCACAAGGGATACTGACCTATAATGTAGAGGAAGataatgcatatttttttattgggtttaacAATTCCTATTTATGAGTGGATAACTATGGAATATGGAAAGGGTGCTTATGAaagttgaatttattaaatttaatgatgtGAGACTATTTGAGAGGGCTCGAACTCAAGTTATAAAGAATGTGTAGCTTATTTGTACATCTCAAACTCAAGATGAGATAACCCATGCTCAAGTTGTACCAATTACATCTCGAACTCAGGTTCAGATTTGTGCAACCGGGTTCCGTGTTGACTTGTATCTTTAgttagaaaaagagaaaatataaaagtttgTGAGTCTAGAGCAAATATTAGCACTGTTGGTGAAGGACTTAAACATAGTGGTGTAAGTATTGACCACTGAGTTTATACAATAAGATTAGAGTCAGTATGAGATAACCATGAATCAAATATGCTAATGACATCTTATGTAGAAGAAGTAATGTTTTGATTTCCAGTACTTTTACAAGGGAAGAATAACTCATTAAAAACCATAtggtgagagagaaaaaaaaatttagctagAGGGATGAAAACACTTGTATCCTTTATTATCACTATAGCCTATACAGATATAAAATATGGTTTTTGGATCAAACTTGTGTCTTTGTGTAACCCAGgtataagaaaaacatttagaaacaaAGACACGAAGTGAAGAATAATCAATATAAGTGTCATGAACCATAAAgtataaagttttaaaattaaaagcagaTGTAGGCAACTAATTAATAAGTAGACAACAACAATGAAAGCTTTTACTTGTAAAAATAGAAGGGTATCACTTGAAATAACATAGTCATACCTAGTTTTCGTATTATTCTATATTGCCTTTTAGTCATATCGGTTTACTTTGGAGTATATGGACACGATACTTGATAAAcaataccaataaaaaataagatgataGATTGGATTCCTCCATTAGAGTGAAATCTTGATTTGTTTGTTGAATTATATGGTAATGTATTGTTCAAAAGCTAAATAAGCatttacaaaatcaaatttatgttgTAAGAGAATGATCCAAGTGTACTTAGAAAAGTCATCTACCAAGCATGTATAATATTTGAATTTCCCaattagtaaaataaaagaaggtCCCCATAAgtcacaatgattttttttaataccaaaaCACAAACGTTTAGAACAAGAAAATAGTAATCTACTAAGCTTTCTAAACTAATAACTATCACAAATATGTTTAAGTTTTACAAGCCTATAACATTAATCaagcatttatattttaataacggtaaaacataaaaataaaaatgtcctAAGCATTGATGCCAAACATTTGTCGAGCCAAATTTGAATTGATGAGAAAAGTAGAGCTTTGACAAAATGGAAAGAACATATAGATCACCCATGTGCTTTCTTGTGATAACTAGTTATCCTGTTTGTTGTTCATTAATACAAAAGTACATGTTAAAGGATTCTTAATTAACAGGAAATTGAGTTGTTAACTAGCTTACAAAGGGCAAATATTTTGTAAGTTAGGAACTAACTAGATATTGTAAAGAggtaatgtattatttttttgcttaatgCTAGAATCTCAAAACCAAATATTGGTAAAGAAGATCTATTGCCAATAAGAACTGAATTTATACCAAATTAGTTATGAAATTAGCTAACATATTTGACTTGCCTTTCATATGGATGAAGACTTATGTGTCTAAAGTTCACTCTGTTTTAGTGATGGTAGAGAAGATTCATCACcgataaaaattgaatatatatcaaattagtTATGAAAATGGTTAATATATTTGACTTACCTTTTATATGGATGGAGGCTTATATGTCTAAGGTTCACTCTGTTTTAGTAATGGTGTTATTAAAGGCGAGGGTTATAAGAGCTTACGGTATGTTATGATATTGAGTTGCCTTTTGGCCCACCcaccaatatatttttataatatatcacACAATGCCGTAATACTGATAGCTTTCTTCATGGTAAAGATCTCATTAAATAAGGGTTGTATAAAATTCACCAGGTGGTGAAGGGTATCTTTGTTGAAAGCCTAAAGTGGGCTAACAAAATAAGAATGGTTTCATTATTTTGGTTGTTGCGCTTGAATTCTCTCTTAGTTAATATGAATTTTAGTTTATCATCATGATATGCTGAGAAGAATTGCTGGaagctcttttgttttttcccataaaaaaatcattcgaGGAGTAAAAAAGTTATGTCATTTTTATAACTAGAGAACCCATCACATCACTAATCAAGACTTTAAAGTTGTGAGACCAGCTTGATGTAAGATGGCCTTAGTGCTTTTAAGCATGGTAGTGGTGGGAGTTTCATATCAAGAGCCAAGGCTAGTGTGaagggaaattttttttttgtctgggaTAAGTTTCCCGATAGCTGTAAGACTAACGCATAGACCCTTGAAAGTGTGGATATGTTCTCTGATGGTTTTGTCATCTTTCTTACAAAAACATGTTACATGTTCTCTTAAGTGTGAATTCATGTTCTTTTGAATCTTCTGCATATATATTCTTGAGTACAACCCAAATAGAATGAGTTGTGTCTAAGCCAATATAGAAGCTAAGTGTTTCTTTAGAGAGTGTTCCAATTATCCATCCATGAAGAATACAATTCGCCTTTCGCCAGACAATATCTGCTTCGATTAATCTTGATGCAAAAATTCTTGCATTTATAACAAGATCTTCATTAGTAAGATGATTGACTAGTTTTTGGATTTCTGTAAGAGCCAAGGCTTGTTCACGccacaaaatataatttgtatgacCGATTTTGAAGTGTAATAAAGTTGCCAAAATTAAGAAATAGTGAAGTCATGATTGAAGAGAGCTACTGGGTTGTGTCATGTGTTCGtactggctctgataccaagaagaaaaactaagaacaatataaatgtttgaataaaaaaattgttttcttatgatttaaaaaatatgaaaacttaGCAGTAATGTTAAACTAATAGAGGACTTTAATTTAACCATAAAAACATAGTAACATATTGCGTGAAATCCATAGGCAATACTGCTTTGCATCTTGACTGATTTTAAACACCACTAAAGGTGATTTGATTTGAATATGAGATATGTTTATTTGGCATTTttgttagagtttttttattttgttgaactaCTATATTGGGATGAGTCTGTTgccattaaaaatcatttatccTCTAACATATCTTCACTAATATAGGTAGATTTATAGGAGTaaccatccttatttatttaatagttttggaTCTCTTTATTACTCAATTGATTCCCACAAATCATGCTAAGATGCTAGGTTGTGCTAATAAAATGATCACCA from the Populus nigra chromosome 1, ddPopNigr1.1, whole genome shotgun sequence genome contains:
- the LOC133691932 gene encoding large ribosomal subunit protein eL8y-like, producing MAPKRGGKGPVVAGKKKPEKVTNPLFEKRPKQFGIGGALPPKRDLSRFVKMPKMVQIQRQRRILKMRLKVPPTVNQFTKTLDKNLASNLFKMLLKYRPEDKAAKKERLLRKAQAETEGKTVEAKKPIVVKYGLNHVTYLIEQKKAQLVVIAHDVDPIELVVWLPALCRKMEIPYCIVKGKSRLGAIVHKKTASVLCLTTVKNEDKLEFSRILEAIKANFNDKYDEYRKKWGGGIMGSKSQAKSKAKDRVLAKEAAQRMT